One window from the genome of Rhodopseudomonas sp. P2A-2r encodes:
- a CDS encoding ABC transporter ATP-binding protein, which translates to MTTLLIDQVSRTFPARAGHAPTQALEPTDLKVGNNDFATILGPSGCGKSTLLRIIAGLDRPTTGRVMLDGQEVTGPGADRGMVFQSYTLFPWLTVRENIAFALRERGVSEAERGRIADGFIQRVGLAGFENHWPKQLSGGMQQRTAIARALANDPKILLLDEPFGALDNQTRALMQEMLLGIWERDQKTVLFVTHDIEEAIFLGSRVIVMSARPGRIKAEIAVDLPHPRSYKIKTTPEFVALKERLVEEIRVEALKVADHA; encoded by the coding sequence ATGACCACGCTGTTGATCGATCAGGTTTCCCGCACCTTCCCCGCGCGCGCCGGCCATGCGCCGACGCAGGCGCTGGAGCCCACCGACCTCAAGGTCGGCAACAACGACTTCGCCACCATCCTCGGCCCCTCGGGCTGCGGAAAGTCGACGCTGCTGCGCATCATCGCCGGGCTCGACCGTCCCACCACCGGCCGCGTGATGCTCGACGGCCAGGAGGTCACCGGACCCGGCGCCGACCGCGGCATGGTGTTCCAGTCCTACACGCTGTTTCCATGGCTGACGGTGCGCGAGAACATAGCCTTCGCCCTGCGCGAGCGCGGCGTGTCGGAAGCCGAACGCGGCCGCATCGCCGACGGCTTCATCCAGAGGGTCGGCCTTGCGGGCTTCGAGAACCACTGGCCGAAGCAGCTGTCCGGTGGCATGCAGCAGCGCACCGCCATTGCGCGCGCGCTGGCCAACGATCCAAAGATCCTGCTGCTCGACGAGCCGTTCGGCGCGCTCGACAACCAGACCCGCGCCTTGATGCAGGAGATGCTGCTGGGGATCTGGGAGCGCGACCAGAAGACCGTACTGTTCGTCACCCACGATATCGAGGAAGCCATCTTCCTCGGCAGCCGCGTCATCGTCATGAGCGCACGGCCGGGGCGCATCAAGGCGGAGATCGCCGTCGACCTGCCGCATCCGCGCTCCTACAAGATCAAGACGACGCCGGAATTCGTCGCCCTGAAGGAACGCCTTGTCGAGGAAATCCGCGTCGAGGCCCTGAAAGTAGCAGATCATGCCTGA
- a CDS encoding ABC transporter permease produces the protein MRPLDPVTSRQRVAYGFAFFVLFVAVWSWATFGGYVSKTFLANPLTMVHEGWELLTKYGFLFDIGMTIWRVVGGFVLAMVVAVPLGVLMGAYKPIEALLEPFVSFARYLPASAFIPLLILWAGIGELQKLLVIFIGSVFQIVLMIAVNVGNTRRDLVEAAYTLGASDSGVIRRVLLPSSAPEIAEILRLVLGWAWTYVIVAELIGSSSGIGHMITDSQALLNTGQIIFGIIVIGLIGLLSDFLFKAFNAWLFPWKLA, from the coding sequence ATACGTCCCCTCGACCCCGTGACATCGCGACAGCGCGTCGCCTACGGTTTTGCGTTCTTCGTGCTGTTCGTGGCGGTGTGGTCGTGGGCGACCTTCGGCGGCTACGTGTCGAAGACGTTTCTCGCCAATCCGCTGACCATGGTGCATGAGGGCTGGGAGCTGCTGACCAAGTATGGCTTCCTGTTCGACATCGGCATGACGATCTGGCGGGTGGTCGGCGGCTTCGTGCTGGCGATGGTTGTCGCGGTGCCGCTCGGCGTATTGATGGGCGCCTACAAGCCGATCGAGGCGCTGCTGGAGCCGTTCGTCTCGTTCGCGCGCTACCTGCCGGCCTCGGCCTTCATTCCGCTGCTGATCCTGTGGGCGGGCATCGGCGAGCTGCAGAAGCTGCTGGTGATCTTCATCGGCTCGGTGTTCCAGATCGTGCTGATGATCGCCGTCAATGTCGGCAACACCCGCCGCGATCTGGTCGAGGCCGCCTATACGCTCGGCGCCAGCGACAGCGGCGTGATCCGCCGCGTGCTGCTGCCCTCCTCCGCGCCGGAGATCGCCGAGATCCTCCGGCTGGTTCTCGGCTGGGCCTGGACCTATGTCATCGTCGCCGAACTGATCGGCTCGTCCTCGGGCATCGGCCACATGATCACTGACAGCCAGGCGCTGCTCAACACCGGGCAGATCATCTTCGGCATCATCGTCATCGGGCTGATCGGCCTGTTGTCGGATTTCCTGTTCAAGGCGTTCAACGCCTGGCTGTTTCCGTGGAAGCTGGCATGA
- a CDS encoding ABC transporter substrate-binding protein, whose translation MRHLGKIVVAATLLAAAPAIAQDVKVNIAISGWTGFAPLTLANQAGIFKKNGLDVTIKKIPQKDRHLAIASGDVQCAATTVETWISWNANGVATKQIFQLDKSYGADGMATRSDIASIKDLKGKTVAASAPGTSPYFALAWMLKKNGLTVKDVTVVNLEPAAAAQAFVSGQNDAAMTYEPYLSTVRAAPDKGKIIATTLDYPMVMDTFGCTPKFLADNPKAAKALADSYFEAIAMIEKDQAKSYEIMGADVKQSAEAFGNSAKYLRWQDKAANQKFFTSEFQAFNKEAAELLLEIGIIKAVPKIDDLYDASYIK comes from the coding sequence ATGCGTCATCTTGGAAAAATTGTCGTCGCCGCCACGCTTCTCGCCGCCGCACCGGCCATTGCGCAGGACGTGAAGGTCAACATCGCGATCTCAGGCTGGACCGGATTTGCGCCGCTCACGCTCGCCAACCAGGCCGGCATCTTCAAGAAGAACGGCCTCGACGTGACGATCAAGAAGATCCCGCAGAAGGACCGCCATCTGGCGATCGCCTCGGGCGACGTGCAGTGCGCGGCGACCACCGTCGAGACCTGGATTTCATGGAATGCCAACGGCGTTGCCACCAAGCAGATCTTCCAGCTCGACAAGAGCTACGGCGCCGACGGCATGGCCACGCGCAGCGACATCGCATCGATCAAGGATCTCAAGGGCAAGACGGTCGCCGCTTCCGCGCCGGGCACCTCGCCCTATTTCGCGCTGGCCTGGATGCTCAAGAAGAACGGCCTCACGGTGAAGGATGTCACCGTGGTGAACCTTGAGCCGGCCGCCGCGGCGCAAGCCTTCGTCTCCGGCCAGAACGATGCCGCCATGACTTACGAGCCCTATCTCTCGACGGTGCGCGCCGCACCCGACAAGGGCAAGATCATCGCCACCACGCTGGACTATCCGATGGTCATGGACACCTTCGGCTGTACGCCGAAATTCCTCGCCGACAATCCAAAAGCCGCCAAGGCGCTGGCCGACAGCTATTTCGAGGCCATCGCGATGATCGAGAAGGACCAGGCCAAGTCCTACGAGATCATGGGCGCCGATGTGAAGCAGTCCGCCGAAGCCTTCGGCAATTCGGCGAAGTACCTGCGCTGGCAGGACAAGGCCGCCAACCAGAAGTTCTTCACCAGCGAATTCCAGGCCTTCAACAAGGAAGCCGCGGAGCTGCTGCTGGAGATCGGCATCATCAAGGCGGTACCGAAGATCGATGACCTCTACGACGCCAGCTACATCAAGTAG
- the hutC gene encoding histidine utilization repressor: protein MSAAPQRAKADTVDRPTLYKQIRLDIEQRILTGEWPPGYRIPFEHELMTHYGCSRMTVSKALSELAQGDLIERRRRAGTFVRRPNFLSAVLEIADIRAEITALGRSYGYEMIKSSRRAATAADRARLRVRKTGRVMAIACRHSADGVPFAIEDRLIDLDAVPDAAAADFAAEPPGSWLLHHVPWTEAEHAISAIVANDQTAAALDIAVGAPCLVIERHTWRGAQAITAVRLVYPGESHKLVARFKGG from the coding sequence ATGAGCGCCGCCCCGCAGCGCGCCAAGGCCGACACGGTCGACAGGCCAACGCTGTACAAGCAGATCCGGCTCGATATCGAGCAGCGCATCCTGACCGGCGAGTGGCCGCCGGGCTACCGCATCCCCTTCGAACACGAGTTGATGACGCATTACGGCTGTTCGCGGATGACCGTGAGCAAGGCGCTTTCCGAACTGGCGCAGGGCGATCTGATCGAGCGGCGGCGGCGCGCCGGCACCTTCGTGCGCCGTCCCAACTTTCTCTCGGCGGTTCTGGAGATCGCCGACATCCGTGCGGAGATCACCGCGCTCGGCCGTAGCTACGGCTACGAGATGATCAAGTCTTCGCGCCGCGCCGCAACCGCTGCCGACCGCGCACGGCTGCGCGTGCGCAAGACCGGCCGGGTGATGGCGATTGCCTGCCGCCACAGCGCCGACGGCGTGCCGTTCGCCATCGAGGACCGGCTGATCGATCTCGACGCCGTGCCGGACGCTGCCGCCGCGGATTTCGCCGCCGAGCCGCCCGGCTCGTGGCTGCTTCATCATGTCCCATGGACCGAGGCCGAACATGCCATCAGCGCCATTGTCGCCAACGATCAGACGGCCGCGGCGCTTGATATTGCAGTCGGTGCGCCCTGCCTGGTGATCGAACGCCACACCTGGCGCGGCGCGCAGGCCATCACCGCCGTACGCCTCGTCTATCCCGGCGAGTCGCACAAACTGGTTGCACGGTTCAAGGGTGGCTGA
- a CDS encoding formimidoylglutamate deiminase, with protein sequence MSTLHFGSALLPAGWADDVQVEVTDGTIAKVTAGVAPAAGDERHQLAIPGIASLHSHAFQRGMAGLAEIRGDAADTFWTWRETMYRFALTMTPEDTQAVATLLYVEMLEQGFTRVGEFHYLHHDHDGALYANPAEMATRIARAAEVTGIGLTLLPCFYAHGTFGGTAPHEGQRRFICSVDQFAKLVDASRTAIRALPGANLGIAPHSLRAVTPDELAALLPLAAGGPLHIHAAEQVREVEDCVAWSGQRPVAWLLDHAPVNQRWCLIHATHMTPAETAALAASGAVAGLCPLTEASLGDGIFPGREFLGAGGRIGIGTDSNILIGVDAELRQLEYGQRLKHRERNVLSGGPGVSTGRALLDAALAGGGQALAQPAVGLQVGARADIVTLDTAHPSLAGRSRDAVLDGWIFAAGAGAIDCAWAGGAKLVEGGRHRLRQQARETFNAAMRRLVA encoded by the coding sequence ATGTCAACTCTGCATTTCGGATCGGCGTTGCTCCCCGCGGGGTGGGCCGATGACGTGCAGGTGGAGGTGACCGATGGCACCATCGCCAAGGTCACGGCCGGCGTCGCGCCGGCTGCCGGCGATGAACGTCACCAACTCGCAATCCCCGGAATAGCCAGCCTGCACAGCCACGCCTTCCAGCGCGGCATGGCCGGTCTCGCAGAAATTCGCGGCGATGCCGCGGATACATTCTGGACCTGGCGCGAGACCATGTATCGCTTCGCGCTGACCATGACTCCCGAAGACACCCAGGCGGTCGCGACGCTGCTTTATGTCGAGATGCTCGAACAGGGTTTTACGCGGGTCGGCGAATTCCATTATCTGCATCATGACCACGACGGCGCGCTTTACGCCAACCCCGCGGAGATGGCCACGCGCATCGCCCGCGCCGCTGAGGTCACAGGCATCGGGCTGACGCTGCTGCCGTGCTTCTATGCCCATGGAACGTTCGGCGGCACCGCACCGCATGAAGGCCAGCGCCGCTTCATCTGCTCCGTCGATCAGTTCGCAAAGCTGGTGGACGCCAGCCGCACCGCGATCCGCGCACTGCCCGGTGCCAATCTCGGCATCGCGCCGCACAGCCTGCGCGCCGTGACGCCGGACGAGCTGGCGGCGCTGCTACCGCTGGCCGCAGGCGGCCCGCTGCATATTCACGCCGCCGAACAGGTGCGCGAGGTCGAGGACTGCGTCGCCTGGTCGGGCCAGCGACCGGTCGCATGGCTGCTTGACCATGCGCCCGTCAATCAACGCTGGTGCCTGATCCACGCGACGCACATGACGCCGGCGGAAACCGCGGCGCTGGCCGCGAGCGGCGCCGTTGCAGGACTTTGCCCGCTGACCGAAGCGAGCCTCGGCGACGGCATCTTTCCCGGCCGCGAATTTCTTGGCGCCGGCGGCCGCATCGGCATCGGCACCGATTCCAACATCCTGATCGGCGTCGATGCCGAACTGCGCCAGCTCGAATATGGCCAGCGGCTCAAGCATCGCGAGCGCAACGTGTTGTCGGGCGGGCCCGGCGTCTCGACCGGCCGCGCGCTGCTCGATGCCGCACTGGCCGGCGGCGGCCAGGCGCTTGCGCAGCCGGCGGTCGGACTGCAGGTCGGCGCCCGCGCCGATATCGTCACGCTCGACACCGCCCATCCGTCGCTGGCGGGGCGCAGCCGCGATGCCGTGCTCGACGGCTGGATCTTCGCCGCCGGTGCGGGAGCGATCGATTGCGCCTGGGCCGGCGGCGCGAAGCTGGTGGAAGGCGGACGCCACCGGCTGCGGCAACAGGCGCGCGAGACATTCAATGCAGCAATGCGCAGGCTGGTCGCATGA
- the hutI gene encoding imidazolonepropionase, which produces MAERFDRIWHDARLATVRADLPDLGAIDHGVIAARDGRIVFAGAKSDFPVDADAVERIDCAGRWITPGLVDCHTHLVFGGNRAHEFELRLQGASYEEIARAGGGIVSTVAATRAASEAELVAGALPRLDALIGEGVTTLEIKSGYGLNLETELRQLSAARALGRQRPVTVRTSFLGAHALPPEAGGDKDRYIDLVCNEMLPAVARAGLADAVDAFMEGIAFSAEQTARVFHAAKVLGLPVKLHADQLSNLGGAALAAQFSALSADHLEHTDDAGAAAMAKAGTVAVLLPGAFYFIRETSKPPLDLFRAHGVHMALATDCNPGSSPLTSLLLAMNMGATLFRMTVAECLAGVTREGARALGVLADTGTLEAGKRCDLAIWNIERPAELVYRMGFNPLHDRAWMGR; this is translated from the coding sequence ATGGCCGAGCGCTTCGATCGGATCTGGCACGATGCCCGGCTCGCCACTGTGCGCGCGGATCTTCCCGACCTCGGCGCCATCGACCATGGCGTGATCGCCGCCCGCGATGGCCGCATCGTCTTCGCCGGCGCGAAATCCGATTTTCCCGTCGATGCCGATGCGGTCGAGCGCATCGATTGTGCCGGCCGCTGGATCACGCCGGGGCTGGTGGATTGCCATACCCATCTGGTGTTCGGCGGCAACCGCGCCCACGAATTCGAGTTGCGGCTGCAGGGTGCCAGCTACGAGGAGATCGCGCGCGCCGGTGGCGGCATCGTCTCGACGGTGGCGGCGACGCGGGCCGCCAGCGAGGCTGAACTTGTCGCCGGCGCGCTGCCGCGGCTTGACGCGCTGATCGGCGAAGGCGTGACCACGCTGGAGATCAAGTCCGGCTACGGGCTCAATCTTGAGACCGAGCTGCGGCAGTTGTCCGCCGCCCGCGCGCTCGGCCGGCAGCGGCCGGTTACTGTCCGCACCAGCTTTCTCGGCGCCCATGCGCTGCCGCCGGAAGCCGGTGGCGACAAGGATCGCTATATCGACCTCGTCTGCAACGAGATGCTGCCGGCGGTGGCGCGCGCCGGCCTCGCCGATGCCGTCGACGCCTTCATGGAAGGCATCGCCTTCTCCGCCGAGCAGACCGCGCGCGTCTTTCACGCAGCCAAGGTGCTGGGGCTGCCGGTCAAGTTGCATGCGGACCAACTGTCGAACCTCGGCGGCGCGGCGCTGGCTGCGCAATTCTCGGCGCTGTCGGCCGATCATCTCGAACACACCGATGACGCCGGCGCCGCGGCGATGGCAAAAGCAGGGACGGTGGCCGTGCTGCTGCCCGGCGCGTTCTATTTCATTCGCGAGACGTCGAAGCCGCCGCTCGATCTGTTCCGCGCCCACGGCGTGCACATGGCGCTGGCCACCGACTGCAATCCCGGCAGCTCACCGCTGACCTCGCTGCTGCTCGCCATGAACATGGGCGCGACATTGTTCCGGATGACCGTTGCCGAATGCCTCGCCGGCGTGACCCGCGAAGGCGCGCGCGCCCTCGGCGTGCTCGCCGACACCGGCACGCTGGAGGCCGGCAAACGCTGCGATCTGGCGATCTGGAACATCGAGCGTCCGGCCGAACTCGTCTACCGCATGGGCTTCAATCCCCTGCACGACCGGGCCTGGATGGGCCGATGA
- the hutU gene encoding urocanate hydratase, which translates to MNRRLDNARVIRSPRGSEISAKSWLTEAPLRMLMNNLDPDVAERPSELVVYGGIGRAARDWDSFDRIVAALRKLDDDQTLLVQSGKPVGVFRTHKDAPRVLIANSNLVPHWATLDHFNELDKLGLMMFGQMTAGSWIYIGSQGIVQGTYETFVEVGRRHYGGSLAGRWILTAGLGGMGGAQPLAATMAGASMLAVECQPSRIEMRLRTGYLDRQAATLDEALAIMAQAAQDKKPVSVGLLGNAADIFPELVRRGVRPDIVTDQTSAHDPINGYLPKGWTLDQWAAKRESDPKAVEAAAKTSMVGHVQAMLDFHAQGIPTLDYGNNIRQMAKDMGLANAFDFPGFVPAYIRPLFCRGIGPFRWAALSGDPEDIYRTDAKVKELMPDDKHLHHWLDMARERIQFQGLPARICWVGLGDRHRLGLAFNEMVASGELKAPIVIGRDHLDSGSVASPNRETEAMRDGSDAVSDWPLLNALLNCASGATWVSLHHGGGVGIGYSQHAGMVIVADGTPDAARRIERVLWNDPATGVMRHADAGYDSAIECAKTNGLDLPGVTS; encoded by the coding sequence ATGAACCGCCGACTGGACAACGCGCGCGTCATCCGTTCGCCGCGCGGATCGGAGATCAGCGCCAAGAGCTGGCTGACCGAAGCGCCGTTGCGCATGCTGATGAACAATCTCGATCCCGACGTGGCGGAGCGGCCGAGCGAACTCGTGGTCTATGGCGGCATCGGTCGCGCCGCCCGCGACTGGGACAGCTTTGATCGCATTGTGGCGGCGCTGCGCAAGCTCGATGACGACCAGACATTGCTGGTGCAGTCCGGCAAGCCGGTCGGCGTGTTCCGCACCCACAAGGACGCGCCGCGCGTGCTGATCGCCAATTCCAACCTGGTGCCGCATTGGGCGACGCTGGATCACTTCAACGAGCTCGACAAGCTCGGCCTGATGATGTTCGGCCAGATGACCGCGGGCTCGTGGATCTACATCGGCAGCCAGGGCATCGTGCAGGGCACCTACGAAACCTTCGTCGAGGTCGGCCGTCGCCACTATGGCGGCAGCCTTGCCGGCCGCTGGATCCTGACTGCGGGCCTTGGCGGCATGGGCGGCGCGCAGCCGCTCGCTGCCACCATGGCCGGCGCGTCCATGCTGGCGGTCGAATGCCAGCCGAGCCGCATCGAGATGCGGCTGCGCACCGGCTATCTCGACCGCCAGGCGGCGACCCTCGACGAGGCGCTGGCGATCATGGCGCAGGCAGCGCAAGACAAGAAGCCGGTCTCGGTCGGCCTGCTCGGCAATGCCGCCGATATCTTTCCCGAACTGGTGCGCCGTGGTGTGCGTCCGGACATCGTCACCGACCAGACCAGCGCCCACGATCCGATCAACGGCTATCTGCCGAAGGGCTGGACGCTCGATCAGTGGGCCGCCAAGCGCGAGAGCGATCCGAAGGCGGTGGAAGCCGCCGCCAAGACCTCCATGGTCGGCCACGTCCAGGCGATGCTGGACTTTCATGCCCAGGGCATTCCCACCCTCGACTACGGCAACAACATTCGCCAGATGGCCAAGGACATGGGCCTCGCCAACGCCTTCGATTTTCCCGGCTTCGTGCCGGCCTATATCCGCCCGCTGTTCTGCCGCGGCATCGGTCCGTTCCGCTGGGCCGCGCTATCCGGCGATCCCGAGGACATCTATCGCACCGACGCCAAGGTCAAGGAGCTGATGCCGGACGACAAGCATCTGCATCACTGGCTCGACATGGCGCGCGAGCGTATCCAGTTCCAGGGCCTGCCGGCGCGGATCTGCTGGGTCGGTCTCGGCGATCGTCATCGTCTCGGCCTTGCCTTCAACGAGATGGTCGCAAGCGGCGAGTTGAAGGCGCCGATCGTGATTGGTCGCGATCATCTCGACAGCGGCTCGGTCGCCAGCCCCAACCGCGAGACCGAGGCGATGCGCGACGGATCCGACGCGGTATCCGACTGGCCGCTGCTCAATGCGCTGCTCAATTGCGCCAGCGGCGCCACCTGGGTGTCGCTGCATCACGGCGGCGGCGTCGGCATCGGCTATTCCCAGCACGCCGGCATGGTGATCGTCGCCGACGGCACGCCCGACGCGGCGCGCCGCATCGAGCGCGTGCTGTGGAACGATCCCGCCACCGGGGTGATGCGCCACGCCGATGCGGGCTACGACAGCGCGATCGAATGCGCCAAGACCAACGGGCTCGATCTGCCCGGGGTGACGTCGTAG
- a CDS encoding PQQ-dependent sugar dehydrogenase gives MDFSGIFARVVAVIGGAALQWRRLQGATPAPAWGSAPVVPAARPQGTLMTLKMPTARGWSDGHKPTVAAGLKVNAFATGLKHPRWIDMLPNGDVLIAEASQVAGPVRNVFGYAMQATMRRAAALGESANRITLLRDADGDGTAEISKTFMEGLNQPFGMTLLDDTFYVGNVDGVVAFPYVAGADSITAPGKKLTDFKAGGHWTRSLLPSPDGKKIYIGVGSLTNIADMGMETEEGRAAVYELDVATGSSRIFAGGLRNPVGLAFEPTTGALWTVVNERDGLGDETPPDYLTSVRDGGFYGWPYCYWGKTVDDRVPQDAALVARTITPDYALGGHTASLGLCWLPAGTWPGFPDGMVIGQHGSWNRSTLSGYKVVFIPFVNGRPSGPPRDILSGFLAPDEKESYGRPVGVFLTPEGALLVADDVGDVIWRVTAA, from the coding sequence ATGGACTTTTCCGGAATTTTTGCGCGCGTGGTCGCGGTGATCGGCGGAGCCGCGCTGCAGTGGCGCCGGCTGCAGGGCGCAACACCCGCACCGGCCTGGGGCAGCGCGCCGGTGGTGCCGGCGGCGCGGCCGCAGGGCACCCTGATGACGCTGAAGATGCCGACCGCGCGCGGCTGGAGCGACGGCCACAAGCCAACGGTGGCGGCGGGCCTGAAGGTCAATGCCTTTGCCACCGGCCTGAAGCATCCGCGCTGGATCGACATGCTGCCCAATGGCGACGTGCTGATCGCCGAGGCGTCGCAGGTCGCAGGCCCCGTGAGGAACGTGTTCGGCTACGCCATGCAGGCAACCATGCGGCGCGCCGCGGCCCTTGGCGAAAGCGCCAACCGCATCACTTTGCTGCGCGACGCCGATGGCGACGGCACGGCCGAGATCAGCAAGACCTTCATGGAAGGGCTGAACCAGCCATTCGGCATGACCCTGCTGGACGACACCTTCTATGTCGGCAATGTCGACGGCGTGGTGGCCTTTCCCTATGTGGCGGGCGCCGACAGCATCACCGCGCCGGGCAAGAAGCTCACCGATTTCAAGGCGGGCGGGCACTGGACCCGCAGCCTGCTGCCGAGCCCCGATGGCAAGAAGATCTACATCGGCGTCGGCTCGCTCACCAACATCGCCGACATGGGCATGGAGACCGAAGAGGGCCGCGCCGCGGTCTATGAACTCGACGTCGCCACCGGCAGCAGCCGCATCTTCGCCGGCGGGCTGCGCAACCCCGTGGGCCTCGCCTTCGAGCCCACAACAGGCGCGCTGTGGACGGTGGTCAACGAGCGCGACGGCCTCGGCGACGAGACGCCGCCGGACTATCTGACCTCGGTGCGCGACGGTGGCTTCTACGGCTGGCCCTATTGCTACTGGGGCAAGACCGTCGACGACCGCGTGCCGCAGGACGCCGCGCTGGTGGCCAGGACGATCACGCCGGACTACGCGCTGGGCGGACACACCGCGTCACTCGGCCTGTGCTGGCTGCCGGCCGGCACCTGGCCGGGCTTTCCCGACGGCATGGTGATCGGCCAGCACGGCTCGTGGAATCGCAGCACGTTGAGCGGCTACAAGGTGGTGTTCATCCCGTTCGTGAACGGCCGCCCGTCGGGTCCGCCGCGCGATATCCTGTCGGGCTTCCTCGCGCCGGACGAAAAGGAATCCTACGGCCGGCCGGTCGGCGTGTTCCTCACGCCCGAAGGCGCGCTGCTGGTCGCCGACGATGTGGGCGACGTGATCTGGCGCGTCACCGCAGCGTAG
- a CDS encoding flavin reductase family protein: protein MTMRFDFATLSAPQRYKLLCGLVVPRPIALITTISAEGVVNAAPFSFFNVFSEAPPLVVVGLQVKSDLTPKDTTRNIRANGLFVVNMVDEALARSMVDCSIAFPSDIGEPEALQLPLSAGVFVPVPHLADAPVALECRKVTMMNFGAERDLLVGEVLGLQVRDGVVDPDTLRTDYDNFQPVGRVAGTMYARMNDRFELKPETFESWQRLRAS, encoded by the coding sequence ATGACGATGCGATTCGATTTTGCCACGCTGAGCGCGCCGCAACGCTACAAGCTGCTGTGTGGCCTGGTGGTCCCGCGGCCGATCGCGCTGATCACCACCATCTCGGCCGAAGGCGTGGTCAATGCCGCGCCGTTCTCGTTCTTCAACGTGTTCTCCGAAGCGCCGCCGCTGGTGGTGGTGGGCCTGCAGGTGAAGTCGGACCTTACGCCCAAGGACACCACGCGCAACATCCGCGCCAATGGCCTGTTCGTCGTCAACATGGTGGACGAAGCGCTGGCACGGTCCATGGTCGATTGCTCGATCGCCTTTCCCTCCGACATCGGAGAACCCGAGGCGCTGCAGCTTCCGTTGTCCGCCGGCGTCTTCGTGCCGGTGCCGCATCTGGCTGACGCGCCGGTGGCGCTGGAATGCCGCAAGGTGACGATGATGAATTTCGGCGCCGAGCGCGATCTGCTGGTCGGCGAGGTGCTTGGATTGCAGGTCCGCGACGGCGTCGTCGATCCCGATACGCTGCGGACCGACTATGACAACTTCCAGCCGGTGGGACGCGTCGCCGGCACCATGTATGCCCGCATGAACGACCGCTTCGAGCTGAAACCCGAAACCTTCGAGAGCTGGCAGCGGCTGCGGGCAAGCTGA
- a CDS encoding VanZ family protein, with protein sequence MSRKIIMAIAWASLAFIVFATLSPIGLRPHLAGVSMERFGAFAVAGLLFGLAYPGRFWLVLAIVLGAAVGLETLQFLTPDRHGELRDAMVKAVGGAFGVGLSLLLNRLSATVAAPQGTNA encoded by the coding sequence ATGTCGCGAAAAATCATCATGGCCATTGCCTGGGCCAGCCTGGCCTTCATCGTGTTCGCGACCCTGTCGCCGATCGGCCTCAGGCCGCATCTGGCCGGCGTCAGCATGGAGCGCTTCGGAGCGTTCGCTGTGGCCGGGCTGCTGTTCGGGCTGGCCTATCCGGGCCGGTTCTGGCTTGTGCTGGCCATCGTGCTGGGCGCCGCCGTGGGGCTCGAAACGCTGCAGTTCCTGACCCCCGACCGCCACGGCGAGCTCCGCGACGCCATGGTCAAAGCGGTCGGCGGCGCTTTCGGCGTCGGCCTTTCGCTTCTTTTGAACCGGCTGTCAGCCACTGTTGCCGCGCCCCAGGGCACCAACGCTTAA